The Saccharopolyspora gloriosae genome window below encodes:
- a CDS encoding L-rhamnose mutarotase produces the protein MTRVCFQLQVDPERLDEYRRRHAAVWPEMLREIEASGRRNYSLFLRPDGLLIGYYETDSPAASDNHLAASAVAARWERSMADLFVGDGGRADQAATALDEVFHLADQLADLPETDPCEGERA, from the coding sequence GTGACCCGCGTGTGCTTCCAGCTCCAGGTCGACCCGGAGCGGCTCGACGAGTACCGGCGCCGCCACGCCGCGGTGTGGCCCGAGATGCTGCGCGAGATCGAAGCGTCGGGGCGGCGCAACTACTCGTTGTTCCTGCGCCCGGACGGGCTGCTCATCGGGTACTACGAGACCGATTCCCCCGCCGCCTCCGACAACCACCTCGCCGCATCCGCCGTGGCCGCGCGGTGGGAGCGGTCCATGGCGGACCTGTTCGTCGGCGACGGCGGGCGCGCCGATCAGGCCGCCACCGCGCTCGACGAGGTCTTCCACCTGGCCGACCAGCTCGCCGACCTACCGGAAACCGATCCGTGCGAAGGAGAACGCGCATGA